A DNA window from Capnocytophaga sp. ARDL2 contains the following coding sequences:
- a CDS encoding TetR/AcrR family transcriptional regulator, translated as MAKNNQTKAIDTSTEEKIKEAAKVVFLKKGYAATRTRDIAEQAEINLALLNYYFRSKEKLFNIIMSETVSKFMQGMVAVLNNEETSLKRKVEHIAEKYIDFILLEPNVPMFILSEIRNNPEALSGKLPVRRLFLESVFVKQHQKAVEMGEITEPNPLHFLVNLLGLVIFPFVIKPMLQHNGVVSESQFEKLMQERKRLIPIWIEAMMKA; from the coding sequence ATGGCTAAAAACAACCAAACAAAAGCAATTGACACCTCCACCGAAGAGAAAATAAAGGAGGCAGCAAAGGTGGTTTTCCTCAAAAAAGGATATGCCGCCACGCGTACTCGTGATATTGCCGAACAAGCCGAAATTAACCTTGCATTACTGAATTATTACTTCCGAAGTAAGGAAAAATTATTCAATATCATTATGTCCGAAACCGTGTCTAAGTTTATGCAAGGAATGGTTGCGGTGCTGAATAACGAAGAAACGTCCCTAAAAAGGAAAGTGGAGCATATTGCCGAAAAATATATCGATTTTATATTGCTCGAACCCAATGTGCCGATGTTTATTTTGAGCGAAATTCGCAATAATCCAGAGGCGTTATCGGGAAAATTGCCTGTGAGAAGGCTGTTTCTCGAATCTGTCTTCGTAAAGCAGCACCAAAAAGCCGTGGAAATGGGCGAAATTACAGAACCCAATCCGTTGCATTTCTTGGTGAACCTTTTAGGATTGGTAATTTTTCCGTTTGTTATAAAACCAATGTTGCAACATAACGGCGTTGTGAGTGAAAGCCAGTTTGAAAAGCTAATGCAAGAACGCAAAAGACTGATTCCTATCTGGATAGAAGCAATGATGAAGGCATAA
- a CDS encoding TolC family protein has protein sequence MQKQKTMWLVGLWLLCSHWMAGQQIQVLTLDDCLEKAKQNYPLIKQYALIEKTTEYSISNAQKGYLPKFGVSGQATHQSAVTQVPIAVPNMDIPTLSKDQYKLYGELSQSITDLFTVKKQKENIQTNSEIEMQKVEVELYKLNERINQLFFGILLVEAQIQQTELLKKDIQTGIDKTKVAIANGVALQSAADNLQAELLKAHQHTTELKATRRGYADMLALFVGEPIHENTQLDKPKRQPIINQTINRPELRLFDLQKKSFEVQKKLLNTKKLPQLGLFIQGGMGKPALNMLSPDLESYYIAGVRLNWNIANFYTHKNEKRILANNQKLVDTQKDIFLFNTNLTLKQQNADIVKMQELIETDKNIVKLRENVKNTTQNQLTYGTATTNDYLIAVNAEDQAKQNLILHEIQLLMNEYNAQITIGNK, from the coding sequence ATGCAAAAACAAAAAACAATGTGGCTGGTAGGGCTTTGGCTGCTGTGTAGTCATTGGATGGCAGGGCAGCAAATACAAGTTTTGACGCTGGACGATTGCTTGGAAAAGGCAAAACAGAACTATCCCCTCATAAAGCAATACGCTTTGATAGAAAAAACCACCGAGTATTCCATTTCTAACGCCCAAAAGGGATATTTACCCAAATTCGGGGTGTCGGGACAGGCTACGCATCAGTCGGCGGTTACGCAAGTGCCTATCGCTGTGCCAAATATGGACATTCCTACCCTGAGCAAAGACCAATACAAACTCTATGGGGAGCTGTCGCAGTCCATTACCGACCTTTTTACCGTGAAAAAGCAAAAAGAAAACATCCAAACCAATTCGGAAATCGAAATGCAGAAGGTAGAAGTGGAATTGTACAAATTAAACGAACGCATCAACCAGCTTTTCTTCGGAATTCTGCTCGTTGAAGCCCAAATTCAGCAAACAGAATTGCTCAAAAAAGACATTCAAACGGGCATCGATAAAACTAAGGTCGCCATTGCCAACGGCGTTGCCCTCCAAAGTGCCGCCGACAACCTCCAAGCCGAGTTGCTCAAAGCCCATCAGCATACAACAGAGCTAAAAGCCACCCGCAGAGGCTATGCCGATATGTTGGCACTCTTCGTGGGCGAACCTATTCACGAAAATACGCAACTCGATAAGCCCAAACGGCAACCGATTATCAATCAAACGATTAATCGTCCTGAATTAAGGCTTTTTGACTTGCAAAAGAAATCGTTTGAAGTGCAAAAGAAGCTACTTAATACCAAAAAACTGCCTCAGTTGGGGCTATTCATTCAAGGGGGAATGGGCAAACCCGCTCTGAATATGCTAAGCCCTGATTTGGAAAGCTATTACATCGCTGGGGTGCGGCTAAATTGGAATATTGCTAACTTTTACACCCATAAAAATGAAAAAAGAATCCTTGCCAATAACCAAAAATTGGTGGATACACAAAAAGATATCTTTCTGTTTAATACCAATCTCACCCTCAAACAGCAAAATGCCGACATTGTAAAGATGCAAGAGCTGATTGAAACCGATAAAAACATCGTGAAACTTCGTGAAAACGTGAAAAATACCACCCAAAATCAGCTTACTTACGGAACGGCAACCACCAACGACTATCTCATCGCCGTAAATGCCGAAGACCAAGCCAAGCAAAACCTCATTTTGCACGAAATTCAGCTTTTGATGAACGAATATAACGCTCAAATCACCATAGGAAACAAATAA
- a CDS encoding HlyD family secretion protein: MHQIKNITMAMGIAIMLVACNRNNTSFDASGSFEAEETLISSEAVGVIKQFDIEEGQTLNAGQNIGYIDSLQLHLKRKQLEAQIVSILGKKPNVSVQLSALQEQLRNAENEKIRISNLLKGDAATPKQLDDINNQVAVLKKQIEAQKSTLNISSDGLGKDALALQVQIEQLNDQIAKCKITNPISGTVLTKYAEANEMTAVGKPLYKIADLSNILLRAYVSGNQLPQIALNQKVKVLTDDGEGGYNQTEGTIIWISSKAEFTPKTIQTKEERANMVYAIKVKVKNDGLYKIGMYGEILFSDK; this comes from the coding sequence ATGCACCAAATAAAAAACATCACAATGGCAATGGGCATCGCTATAATGCTTGTTGCTTGTAATCGGAACAACACTTCGTTTGATGCTTCGGGAAGTTTTGAAGCCGAAGAAACGCTTATTTCCTCCGAAGCCGTTGGGGTTATCAAACAATTCGATATTGAAGAGGGGCAAACGCTCAATGCAGGGCAAAATATCGGCTATATCGACAGTTTGCAATTGCATCTGAAAAGAAAACAATTGGAGGCTCAGATTGTTTCCATTTTGGGAAAGAAACCCAATGTTTCGGTACAGCTATCGGCTTTGCAAGAACAGCTTCGCAATGCTGAAAATGAGAAGATTCGCATCAGTAATTTGCTCAAAGGCGATGCTGCTACGCCCAAACAGCTCGATGATATTAACAATCAGGTTGCGGTGCTGAAAAAGCAAATCGAAGCCCAGAAATCTACCCTGAATATTTCCAGCGATGGCTTAGGAAAAGACGCTCTTGCCTTACAGGTACAGATAGAGCAACTCAATGATCAGATTGCTAAATGCAAAATTACGAATCCCATTTCGGGAACGGTGCTTACCAAATACGCCGAAGCCAACGAGATGACCGCCGTAGGGAAACCGCTTTATAAAATTGCAGATTTGTCCAACATTCTATTAAGGGCGTATGTTTCTGGAAATCAACTTCCGCAGATAGCACTGAACCAAAAGGTAAAAGTGCTTACCGATGATGGCGAGGGAGGTTACAACCAAACCGAAGGCACGATAATTTGGATTAGTAGCAAGGCGGAGTTTACCCCGAAAACCATTCAGACCAAAGAGGAAAGAGCCAATATGGTGTATGCGATTAAGGTAAAGGTAAAAAATGACGGATTGTACAAAATAGGAATGTACGGTGAGATTTTGTTTTCAGATAAATGA
- a CDS encoding ABC transporter ATP-binding protein yields the protein MKDVVLNNIVKTYNKGSVKAVDDVSFAVNKGELFGLIGADGAGKSTIFRILTTLMLPDSGTATVNGYDVVKDYKTIRKNVGYMPGKFSLYPDLTIEENLNFFATVFNTSVAENYDLVKDIYVQLAPFKDRRAGKLSGGMKQKLALCCALIHRPTVLFLDEPTTGVDVVSRKEFWEMLKGLKEQGITIMVSTPYMDEATLCERIALIQNGKIMTIDTPDNIIGQYPDALFAVKADNMSRLQRVLRENEQIKSCFSFGEHHHITFYNENEQLANELLQYLQKANFQNIEIKPITPNIEDCFINLMN from the coding sequence ATGAAAGATGTAGTATTAAATAATATCGTAAAAACGTATAACAAAGGAAGCGTAAAGGCGGTTGATGATGTTTCGTTTGCGGTGAATAAGGGCGAATTATTCGGACTTATCGGGGCGGACGGAGCTGGGAAGTCCACTATTTTCAGGATACTCACTACGCTGATGCTTCCCGATAGCGGAACAGCCACCGTCAATGGGTATGATGTGGTCAAAGACTACAAAACCATTCGCAAGAATGTCGGGTATATGCCGGGGAAGTTCTCGCTATACCCCGATTTGACCATTGAGGAGAATTTGAACTTTTTTGCTACGGTATTCAACACTTCGGTAGCGGAAAATTACGATTTGGTAAAGGACATTTATGTGCAGTTAGCCCCTTTTAAAGATCGCCGAGCGGGAAAACTCTCGGGGGGAATGAAACAGAAGTTGGCTCTTTGCTGTGCGTTGATTCATCGCCCTACGGTGTTGTTCTTGGACGAGCCTACTACGGGGGTAGATGTGGTTTCGAGGAAGGAATTTTGGGAAATGCTCAAAGGATTAAAAGAGCAAGGCATCACGATAATGGTTTCTACGCCTTATATGGACGAAGCCACCCTTTGCGAACGCATCGCTTTGATTCAGAATGGGAAAATTATGACCATCGACACCCCCGATAACATCATCGGGCAGTATCCTGATGCGTTATTTGCTGTAAAGGCAGACAATATGAGCCGTTTGCAACGTGTTTTGCGTGAAAATGAACAAATAAAAAGCTGTTTTTCCTTTGGCGAACATCACCATATTACATTTTATAATGAAAATGAACAACTGGCAAATGAATTATTACAGTATTTACAAAAGGCTAATTTCCAAAATATTGAAATAAAACCAATCACCCCCAACATTGAAGATTGTTTTATAAACTTAATGAACTAA
- a CDS encoding ABC transporter ATP-binding protein: MTNKIVIKTDKLTKRFGDFIAANEITFEVYEGEIFGFLGANGAGKTTAMRILCGLSVPTSGSATIAGFDIYKQTEAIKKNIGYMSQKFSLYEDLTVLENIEFFGGIYGLTDRQLKTKSEELIQMLGLQSEAKKLVASLPLGWKQKLAFSVAILHEPKIVFLDEPTGGVDPVTRRQFWDLIYAAADKGITIFVTTHYMDEAEYCNRISMMVDGVIKALDTPSNLKKQFAVSTMDEVFYELARKAKRKSD, translated from the coding sequence ATGACCAACAAGATTGTAATAAAAACCGACAAACTCACCAAGCGTTTCGGCGATTTCATTGCTGCCAACGAAATTACCTTTGAAGTGTACGAAGGTGAGATATTTGGCTTTTTGGGAGCCAACGGAGCAGGGAAAACCACCGCAATGCGAATACTCTGTGGGCTTTCTGTACCCACCTCGGGGAGTGCTACTATCGCGGGGTTCGATATTTATAAGCAAACCGAAGCCATTAAGAAGAACATCGGGTATATGAGTCAGAAATTTTCGTTGTATGAGGACTTGACCGTTTTGGAAAATATTGAATTTTTCGGAGGTATTTACGGCTTGACCGATAGACAATTGAAAACAAAGAGCGAGGAACTTATCCAGATGCTTGGGTTGCAGTCCGAAGCCAAGAAATTGGTAGCTTCTTTGCCTTTGGGCTGGAAACAGAAGTTGGCGTTTTCGGTGGCGATTCTGCACGAACCCAAAATTGTCTTTTTGGACGAACCCACAGGCGGCGTTGACCCCGTTACAAGGCGGCAGTTTTGGGATTTGATTTACGCAGCGGCGGACAAAGGCATCACTATTTTCGTTACCACGCATTATATGGACGAGGCGGAGTATTGTAACCGCATTTCGATGATGGTAGATGGCGTTATCAAAGCCTTGGACACGCCCAGTAACTTAAAGAAACAGTTCGCTGTCAGTACGATGGACGAAGTTTTTTATGAATTGGCAAGAAAAGCCAAACGAAAATCCGACTAA
- a CDS encoding ABC transporter permease — MKQFLSFVRKEFYHTFRDSKTLLMLFGMPIVLIVLFGFAVTNEIKNAKIVICDYAKDDASREIIDKLSVNTTFNINETLLNHNQIEAAFKKENIKLAVIFPTNFNKDLLHLHKAQIQIITDASDPNIANTLTGYATSVIMRYQQSLWQETGVPYSISSEIRMLYNPELKGATNFVPGIMALVLLLVCVLMTAVSIVREKESGTMEILLVSPFNPLLVIISKALPYLFLSLINLGVILVLSVTLLDMPINGSIGLLIAESTLLIICALSLGLLISNNTKTQQSAMLLSMMGMMIPTMLFTGFMFPLENMPTILQWVSNIFPSKWYYIIVKSIMIKGLGFSAIWKETLILLGMTILLLALSFKTFKKRLE, encoded by the coding sequence ATGAAACAGTTTTTATCATTTGTAAGAAAAGAGTTTTATCACACCTTCCGCGATAGCAAAACCTTGCTGATGCTCTTCGGTATGCCGATTGTGTTGATTGTGCTTTTCGGTTTTGCCGTAACTAATGAGATTAAGAATGCCAAAATCGTCATTTGTGATTATGCCAAAGACGATGCCTCGCGGGAAATTATCGATAAATTATCGGTAAATACCACTTTTAACATAAATGAAACCTTGCTGAACCACAATCAAATAGAAGCGGCTTTCAAAAAGGAGAACATCAAGCTGGCGGTAATCTTCCCAACGAATTTTAATAAGGATTTGTTGCATCTGCATAAAGCCCAAATCCAAATTATTACCGATGCTTCCGACCCGAATATCGCCAATACCCTTACGGGATATGCCACTTCGGTAATTATGCGGTATCAACAAAGTTTATGGCAAGAAACGGGCGTTCCTTACAGCATTTCTTCCGAAATAAGAATGCTCTACAACCCCGAATTGAAAGGGGCGACGAACTTTGTGCCGGGGATTATGGCGTTGGTATTGCTTTTGGTTTGCGTATTGATGACCGCCGTGTCCATAGTACGCGAAAAAGAGTCGGGAACAATGGAAATATTGTTGGTTTCGCCCTTCAATCCGTTGTTGGTAATCATCTCAAAGGCACTTCCTTACTTATTCTTGTCGCTTATAAATCTGGGGGTTATCCTTGTATTGAGCGTTACGCTGCTTGATATGCCGATAAACGGAAGTATTGGGCTACTCATCGCCGAAAGTACGCTGCTTATCATCTGTGCGTTGTCATTGGGCTTATTGATTTCGAACAATACCAAAACGCAACAGTCGGCAATGTTACTTTCAATGATGGGAATGATGATACCTACGATGCTCTTCACGGGGTTTATGTTTCCGTTAGAAAATATGCCGACCATCTTGCAATGGGTATCGAATATATTTCCGTCCAAATGGTATTATATCATCGTGAAATCGATAATGATAAAAGGATTGGGATTTTCAGCCATTTGGAAAGAAACTTTGATTCTGTTGGGAATGACCATTTTGCTGTTGGCATTGAGTTTTAAAACATTTAAAAAGAGATTGGAATGA
- a CDS encoding ABC-2 transporter permease encodes MRTLKFLLRKEFKQILRNKAILPMIFIAPIIQLLILPLAADYEVKGINISIVDNDRSTYSQQLISKITASGYFQLSDYGNSYKEAFTQIEKDKSDLILEIPKDFEKNLVSGNSEKLFIAVNAINGVKASLGGAYLSQIISAYNNDIRLQRMPQPKFSAVPQIEVTASNWFNPHLNYQFFMVPAILVVLVTMVAAYMCALNIVKEKEVGTIEQINVTPIKKYEFVIGKLLPFWIIGIFVFSVGLFVVARLVYGIVPLGSVFLLYGYLLLYLIAILGLGLLISTFAETQQQAMSITFFFIMIFMLMSGLFTSIDSMPTWAYYIARLSPVTYFIEVVRMIVLKGSGFADIQYHFLIMLVFVFVFNGLAIWNYKKTS; translated from the coding sequence ATGAGAACACTCAAATTTTTATTACGAAAAGAATTCAAACAGATATTGCGAAACAAAGCCATCTTGCCGATGATATTCATCGCCCCGATTATACAGCTTCTTATCTTGCCTTTGGCGGCTGATTACGAGGTGAAAGGCATCAACATTTCGATAGTGGACAACGACCGCTCCACATATTCGCAACAGCTGATTTCGAAGATTACCGCCTCGGGATATTTTCAGCTTTCGGACTACGGAAATTCCTACAAAGAAGCCTTCACACAGATTGAAAAGGACAAATCGGATTTGATTTTGGAAATTCCTAAGGATTTTGAGAAGAATTTGGTCAGCGGAAATTCGGAAAAACTGTTCATCGCCGTGAATGCCATCAATGGTGTCAAGGCGAGTTTGGGCGGGGCGTATCTTTCGCAAATCATTTCGGCGTATAACAATGATATTCGTTTGCAACGGATGCCTCAGCCCAAGTTTAGTGCCGTTCCGCAGATAGAAGTAACGGCATCGAATTGGTTTAATCCGCATTTGAATTACCAATTTTTTATGGTGCCTGCCATATTGGTGGTTTTGGTTACGATGGTTGCGGCGTATATGTGTGCGTTGAACATCGTGAAGGAAAAAGAAGTGGGCACCATCGAGCAAATCAACGTAACGCCGATTAAGAAATACGAATTTGTCATCGGGAAACTGCTTCCGTTTTGGATTATAGGCATTTTTGTTTTCAGTGTGGGCTTGTTTGTGGTGGCTCGTTTGGTTTACGGGATTGTTCCGTTGGGAAGTGTGTTTTTGTTGTACGGCTATTTGTTGCTTTATCTGATAGCGATTTTGGGATTGGGTTTGCTGATTTCTACTTTTGCCGAAACGCAACAACAAGCGATGTCCATTACCTTCTTTTTCATAATGATTTTTATGCTGATGAGCGGTTTGTTTACCTCTATCGATAGTATGCCTACTTGGGCGTATTACATTGCCCGACTCAGCCCCGTAACCTATTTTATTGAGGTGGTACGAATGATTGTTCTCAAAGGAAGTGGCTTTGCCGACATTCAGTATCACTTTCTGATAATGCTGGTTTTCGTGTTTGTTTTCAACGGATTAGCCATTTGGAATTATAAGAAAACAAGTTAG
- the budA gene encoding acetolactate decarboxylase — protein sequence MDTHKTLIFFNKNTNQIAVCSNGKTLGEGSVYLSTNNGDFVELPNIANGFFDGVEWLDDSTLLISDWVTYPTKGFGKIWKYDLKNQQSILYLTEEGIADIYFDSKTKKIFMPQMLKNRVIITDLEKLQTEKHEKHNRLYQYGIADGFVNGLYRGTLPIGEIKFKGDFGLGAPDMLYGELTMLDGRIYQTKATGQTIEPEDDFKTSILFTTFFKADTFFNVDKSIQEKALWALISEKLQHKNGIYAIKITGKFDFVKTRAFPPVKSEPFPVITELFDTQNFFEFTKTEGTLIGFYMPEFLNGINSKGYHFHFLSKDKKQGGHLLDFVGNNLKIEISELQGIDIDIPKDADFQNFKFQTKDNEILKRVEQGK from the coding sequence TTGGACACTCATAAAACCTTAATTTTTTTCAATAAAAACACCAATCAAATAGCCGTATGTTCTAATGGCAAAACATTGGGTGAAGGTTCGGTTTACCTCAGCACAAACAATGGTGATTTCGTGGAGCTTCCTAACATTGCCAATGGATTTTTTGACGGTGTGGAATGGCTCGATGACAGCACTTTACTTATTTCTGATTGGGTTACATATCCGACCAAAGGATTTGGAAAAATTTGGAAATATGATTTAAAAAATCAGCAATCAATACTTTATCTGACCGAAGAAGGTATTGCAGATATTTACTTCGATTCAAAAACAAAAAAGATATTTATGCCACAAATGTTGAAAAATAGAGTGATTATTACCGATTTAGAAAAACTGCAAACAGAAAAACACGAAAAACACAATAGACTTTATCAATATGGTATAGCAGACGGTTTCGTAAATGGTTTATATCGAGGCACTTTGCCTATTGGTGAAATAAAATTTAAAGGTGATTTTGGACTCGGAGCTCCTGATATGTTGTACGGAGAACTGACTATGTTAGACGGTCGAATTTATCAAACAAAAGCCACAGGACAGACCATAGAACCCGAAGATGATTTCAAAACCTCTATTTTGTTTACCACATTTTTTAAAGCCGATACTTTTTTCAATGTAGATAAAAGCATTCAAGAAAAAGCACTTTGGGCATTGATTTCAGAAAAATTACAACATAAAAATGGAATATATGCTATAAAAATAACAGGGAAATTTGATTTTGTAAAAACAAGAGCTTTTCCGCCAGTAAAAAGTGAGCCTTTTCCAGTAATTACAGAACTTTTTGACACACAAAATTTCTTTGAATTTACCAAAACCGAAGGTACTCTGATAGGGTTTTATATGCCAGAATTTTTAAACGGAATCAATAGCAAAGGTTATCATTTCCATTTTCTTTCAAAAGATAAAAAGCAAGGCGGACACCTATTAGATTTCGTAGGTAATAATCTAAAAATAGAAATTTCCGAACTACAAGGCATTGATATAGACATTCCTAAAGATGCTGATTTTCAAAATTTTAAATTTCAAACCAAAGATAACGAAATTCTCAAACGAGTAGAACAAGGGAAATGA
- a CDS encoding phage virion morphogenesis protein — translation MNKKDFPTPNFSALAKTIIKDAIIIAEKEAVNFFKESFFNQGFTDTSFQQWESRKQPDYRPGGAILTSSGHLRDSIEVADKTNNSLTIGSYAQYAKIHNEGGTLNIPITKKSRKYFWYMYKQTNNEKWKWMALSKKNHILLKFPKRQFIGESATLIKLLDTELKKHIEKQYKNEVMR, via the coding sequence ATGAATAAAAAAGATTTTCCAACGCCCAATTTTTCAGCTTTGGCAAAGACAATTATCAAAGACGCTATCATTATTGCAGAAAAAGAAGCGGTTAATTTTTTCAAAGAATCCTTTTTCAATCAAGGGTTCACAGATACCTCCTTTCAGCAATGGGAAAGTAGAAAACAACCCGATTACAGACCAGGTGGGGCAATTTTGACCAGTTCGGGACATTTGAGGGATAGTATAGAGGTAGCCGATAAAACCAACAACAGCCTCACCATAGGTTCGTATGCCCAATACGCCAAAATCCACAACGAGGGCGGCACACTCAATATTCCCATCACTAAAAAGAGTAGGAAGTATTTTTGGTATATGTACAAACAAACCAACAATGAAAAGTGGAAGTGGATGGCACTAAGCAAGAAAAACCACATCCTCCTAAAATTTCCAAAACGCCAGTTTATAGGAGAAAGTGCCACACTAATAAAGCTATTAGACACCGAACTGAAAAAGCATATAGAAAAACAATACAAGAATGAGGTAATGAGATAA
- a CDS encoding phage minor head protein — MKKINSIRAFTQANINKRLYLRSFFREVEAQYQHLCDHDVCSIPLSFGEGAGVGNLGNYTKLIEEIAQQIQSGELKPSDLDSRLVEQIYNDVSEPVKKELGKQWINYDYKEPGNLIQKFKKNLWQFSCAKTLVELEMINSLLIDKNGRIKPEHQFMQDVRKMNVQYNKNYLQAEYQTAKRGAQMAHLWTKFQEQKHLFPNLVYRTVGDGRVRPEHATLSGIVKPIDDPFWRTYYPPNGWRCRCTVMNTAEKVTEGEFEDKTVKPEFHGNTALDEEILTSKVSFFKLLNKDFKAKINAELLKYNMPMDIAYHGKHKKKVFVSPYADTSDLIPNVETARVIVDHLGIDVKIRAHINLQNHKNPEYEINGKLADRKETSSYTSIKSNLETARKQGNQSIVYDITKFKDWKASEITKNLKGKIMNYKQADWLHEIYFVNGNKAISFTKDELLKDYVSVLKKLESIKSLNP, encoded by the coding sequence ATGAAAAAAATAAATAGTATTAGAGCCTTTACACAGGCGAATATCAATAAACGCCTATACCTTCGTTCCTTTTTCCGTGAAGTAGAAGCTCAATATCAGCACCTTTGCGACCACGATGTTTGCAGCATTCCCCTCTCTTTCGGGGAGGGGGCAGGGGTGGGGAATTTAGGCAACTACACCAAACTCATAGAAGAAATTGCTCAGCAAATCCAAAGCGGAGAACTCAAACCCTCCGACTTGGATAGCCGTTTGGTAGAGCAGATTTACAACGATGTCTCCGAGCCTGTAAAAAAGGAATTGGGCAAACAGTGGATTAATTACGATTACAAAGAACCTGGCAACCTTATCCAAAAGTTTAAGAAAAACCTTTGGCAGTTTTCCTGTGCTAAAACATTAGTCGAATTGGAAATGATCAACAGCCTACTGATAGACAAAAACGGAAGAATAAAACCCGAACATCAATTTATGCAAGATGTACGGAAAATGAATGTGCAGTACAACAAGAACTACCTACAAGCCGAATACCAAACCGCCAAGCGTGGAGCCCAAATGGCTCACTTGTGGACAAAGTTCCAAGAGCAAAAACATCTATTCCCCAACCTTGTGTATAGAACCGTAGGCGATGGCCGAGTGCGACCAGAACACGCCACTCTCAGCGGAATCGTAAAACCCATAGACGACCCATTTTGGCGTACTTACTACCCACCCAATGGCTGGCGTTGTCGCTGTACCGTGATGAATACCGCAGAAAAAGTAACAGAAGGAGAATTTGAGGACAAAACCGTAAAGCCAGAATTTCACGGCAACACCGCCCTTGACGAGGAAATTCTCACCTCCAAAGTCTCATTCTTTAAACTCCTCAACAAAGACTTTAAAGCCAAAATCAATGCCGAGCTTCTAAAGTACAATATGCCGATGGACATTGCCTATCACGGCAAACACAAAAAGAAAGTATTTGTAAGCCCTTATGCCGATACCTCCGACCTAATCCCCAATGTAGAGACCGCTAGGGTTATCGTGGATCATTTGGGAATAGATGTAAAGATTAGGGCACATATTAATTTACAAAACCACAAGAATCCAGAGTATGAAATTAATGGAAAGTTGGCAGATAGAAAGGAAACAAGCTCTTATACCAGTATCAAAAGTAACTTGGAAACCGCAAGAAAACAAGGCAATCAGAGTATTGTTTATGATATTACGAAGTTTAAAGATTGGAAAGCAAGTGAAATAACCAAAAATTTAAAAGGTAAAATTATGAATTACAAACAAGCGGATTGGCTACATGAAATTTATTTTGTGAATGGTAATAAAGCGATTTCTTTTACCAAAGATGAGTTGTTAAAGGATTATGTTTCTGTTCTTAAAAAGTTAGAAAGCATAAAATCACTAAACCCCTAA
- a CDS encoding antA/AntB antirepressor family protein yields MKELIKITEQNGNRAVSARELHGFLEVKSKFAEWINRRIEEYGFIEGQDFSSFSEISEKPNGGRPTTEYAISINMAKELSMVERNEKGKLARLYFIEMEKRATQKELSVSDYPNQNKILQAELFSLIKANLFIGDVTKIARENGFNRNTVNSVVQRRSYSPEIIKVLYEKALENKSKRRAELEEMISVLKA; encoded by the coding sequence ATGAAAGAACTAATCAAAATCACAGAACAAAATGGTAACCGAGCAGTTTCTGCAAGAGAGTTACACGGATTTTTAGAAGTAAAGTCAAAGTTTGCCGAGTGGATAAATCGTAGAATTGAAGAATACGGATTTATAGAAGGACAAGACTTTAGTAGTTTTTCCGAAATTTCGGAAAAACCTAACGGTGGCAGACCGACAACAGAATACGCAATTAGTATAAATATGGCAAAAGAGCTTTCTATGGTAGAGCGAAATGAGAAAGGAAAATTAGCAAGGCTTTATTTTATAGAAATGGAGAAAAGAGCTACACAAAAAGAATTATCTGTTTCTGATTATCCCAATCAAAACAAAATATTACAAGCAGAATTGTTTAGTCTTATCAAAGCAAATTTATTTATAGGTGATGTAACCAAAATTGCAAGAGAAAATGGTTTTAACAGGAATACAGTAAATAGTGTTGTTCAAAGACGGTCATACTCTCCAGAGATTATAAAAGTACTGTATGAAAAAGCGTTGGAAAACAAATCTAAAAGAAGAGCAGAATTAGAAGAGATGATTTCAGTTTTAAAAGCGTAA
- a CDS encoding DUF3853 family protein: MENLYKVPVSEVSVGELIDTLKRELNMSKPKEYKYGINGLAEVLGCSRSQAINIKNSGILGKGIIQNGRKIIVDVELTLQNFNQKHK; encoded by the coding sequence ATGGAAAATCTTTATAAAGTACCTGTATCAGAAGTATCAGTTGGAGAATTGATAGATACATTGAAAAGAGAATTGAATATGTCAAAACCTAAAGAGTACAAATACGGAATCAATGGTTTGGCAGAAGTATTAGGTTGTAGCCGTTCTCAAGCAATTAATATTAAAAACTCTGGAATATTAGGCAAAGGCATTATTCAAAACGGCAGAAAAATAATTGTCGATGTAGAATTGACTTTACAAAATTTCAACCAAAAACATAAATAG